The Hippocampus zosterae strain Florida chromosome 2, ASM2543408v3, whole genome shotgun sequence genome contains the following window.
acttggtagctccttcagccagagactgttacacccgcgctgcaagaaggagagataccgacgctcgttcctaccgactgctgtcaggctgatgaataaaaaataacaatcataataataattaactgatgtgaaggaaaattgtaaatagtactgcgatttatccattttgtgttcatattgcatttaattgaaagatgtttgttgtttttttctctttcttctttctttctacatacattcttgctgctggaggctgtaaatttccccagtgtgggacgaataaaggatatcttatcttatcttatcttatcttatcttatcttaagtgtCACGatttggtttagggaccaacaggtggcactgtagggctcccctggcagctgcacacctgttggtcgtaggtaatcaggcctataaaaggactcctgcccgaacactcggtgtcacACTCGGAATGGGaactattttccttttttggtgCCATCACAGAACTTTATTCATATTAACAAAACACAAGCACATTTTAGTTCTTGTGCCGAGGTGTAACAATATGGCAAGTACATTTTAACATGAAAAGGAAAACTGTTAAATTCTAAATTCTAAGTGATAACATTGTACAATATGATGGCGGTTTAACTTAAAAAGAATGAGTCTCCTTATATCCGGGGTATTCTTTTTAGTCTCACGTTTTTCTGTGAATACCCCTTATTGAGGGTTTCAGAACATGTGGCACGAAaacccaaagaaaaagcaaaacagatgGATTACGACAGATTTTGAGATCATGTGTGACAGAGGGTTTGTGCTTTGAGTGACTCcccaatttcaaattgtttgacCTTAGAATTGTCCAACATCAGAAGTTTCATTGTACTGCACAATAAAAATTGCTTTCATTTGATTCATCCACCGTTTgggttgaaaatattttctttgtggaAGTTAACAACGTGGATAAGTGCGGCTTCATTGCTACGTTACACTTACTTCTCAGCAACGGCTTGTAGGATCGGATAAGAAATTGTGTGATCTCCACCTGGacatagaaaaaaacaacaaatgtttagtccactgctatacagtAGGAACCCTAGTCATTTTCAAGTTCAAAGGTCCAATTAGTATGTGATCCTTTTGAATGTGCTACTGTATTTGTCAAAAATTTCAAGCCATCTTCTCCAAAATATAAGGAACTATTGTtttatgtgggcggcccggtagtccagtggttagcacgtcggcttcacagtgcagaggtaccgggttcgattccagctccggcctccctgtgtggagtttgcatgttctccccgggccggcgtgggttttctccgggtgctccggtttcctcccacattccaaaaacatgcgtggcaggctgattgaacactctaaattgtccctaggtgtgagtgtgagcatggatggttgttcgtttctgtgtgccctgcgattggctggcaactgattcagggtgtcccccgcctactgcccggagacagctgggataggctccagcaccccccgcgaccctactgaggatcaagcggctcggaagatgaatgaatgaatgaatattgttttatgtaaaaataaataaattctacCCAGGCAGGTTGGGGTATCTTGAGTTAAATGCATCGATAAGAATTTTACGTTTCAGATTCCATTATCGATTCTCTtatcaattctttttttcttccctgccTCTGCGAAAGAAGCTCTAGGTAGACGCAGGGAATGCCGTCAACCTCCGAGCCTGCCAGTCTGTCACTCGTCACGCAACAGGCTCGAAAAAAAGGTCGAATTTGCACCAAGGTAAGTAAATAACATTGCAAAGTAATTTAAATCCTGTAAGTATAAGTATGGCAAGTGAAATTCTGGGAACCGGTTCTCTTTTGCTCCCCATCCCTTCAAGTTGTCGGCATTCCGTGAATCATAACTCACATGTGATTTTTGCTAAAACTATTGAAAGGTAGAGCATATTTGCAACGATCACGCTACATTTACAAAACTATATTGACACAGTAGATGCAtctagtaaaaaaaatgtcattgtccCGTAAGCACACTCACCCATTGTCAAGGGGATGCAGCCAGAGGCCAGCACCTTTCTTAGGTCTCCCTGATACGTCTGCATGTGTCTTTCAGGTCATACACGTTCACATTGACGTCCCCAATGTCAGCCACCACAAGAGATTCATAAGGAGCAGCATGGTACCGCTGTTGTAGGACCTGAGCAAGGCCGATTCCATTCCGATTTGCCTTGGGCCAAACCTGAAATTGTGAACAGTAATGTCATGAACTCCAATTTCAGTTACAATAGTAATTACATTGTTGACTTGAGTGCTTTGACAAAGTAATGTacagtttaaaaatgtattatgcCACATACATACCTGTATATGACCACCCAGCATCATTAAGCTCTTTAATGAAGACACtttcaaaatttgaatttgCATGAGCTGAAGGCTTAAGTGGGAGAAATTAATCAAGCATACCATTCCACCACTAAAACTAAGTAAAGATATTATAATTCGACAGTGCAATCAATCATAACGGCCTTTAAGACGATATATAATTTTTacttttatgaagaaaaaaaacattgggaaaTTCACAAATATCAATGCAGAATGTTTAGTATtaaaatttgacaataaagttgtattcaattcaaaataTAAGAATTGAACTGCTTCTAAATGGAGCAGATTATTATAGAAACATTAAAATGATATTGGTAACAAACTACTGTAAATTGGGGGCAGATGTTGGGCAGACCCAACGACCGAAAACATAGGTCGGGAAGCAGTTCCAGTATCAATCGGGACCCCAATGAAGGCTGCATCGAGACCGTCCGCAGTGTCCTGCTAAGGCAGCTTTGCCATTGTGGGGATCCCGGTAACCCTCGCAACAAATTCGGCGCTGGGAGGCACGTTGAAGTGTTTGGCGTAGCATTTTCTGTTGGGGGTTCGACCCTCTGACGCACAAAAAACCCCGTTGCAGCCAAGGTGGTAGTGAGAAGCAACGTGTAGTAGTTGAAAGCAGACGAGGATAACCCCTCAGAGCTGTGAACATGGTTATACGTGTCACTGTTACTCAAACTTTAGAAGCTCTGAAACTTGTAACCTCTGAGCCTTCCCGAAACTTTGTATAAAAGGTGGCCTCATTGCATACTTGGCACGCGTCTTATTCGTGTTACCTCTCGACATGACTTTAAGTGTTAACGCCTCCTCTGCTTATCCAAATAAACCATTATGCGATCAATTTGACTATACACAGTTGTGTATGTTAACTGCATTTGATATCCAAATTATCAGCAAGGGTCAGTTTGAttcctttttcaaaaaataattgtgtccGTACAGTATTCAAAAGTAAGTACGCGAACGCTTGTTCGTTTGTTTGACATCGTCCTcaataaagttgagtttttaaaaaaacgactgCAGCAGCCGCCGGGGCGGAGATTTTGTGACGTCATCAATACTATCCACTTGTTGGAGATAGCAGAAGCGCGGGCACTTTCACACGAATCGGATCCGTTTTGATTATCTCGACGTCGACTACGACACATCATGGTAAGAATCACCTTTTTGTATATTGTTTAAAATTACACGAATGAAAACGGAGGAGAACGAATTGGGGCGTTAATTGAGTCGTATGCGAGTGATGcaattgtcagcattttcttctcCTCAGGCGGGAAATTGTTTATTTCATCATGGCGCCCCCCCGCCAATAAGGCTTCGACGTTTTCCGCTTTTAAGCATCTCTTATTTTGGAGAGGAAAGCAGAATTTCGGTTCGCGCAGTACTATTGAGAATGTGGCCTTGCGGCAGCCAGATCTGGCTGCACCATGTCTATTTGACCGAGATTAATCCCTCGTGTCTGCACTAATCCCAATTTGCTGTCGACTGTCAGTCAGTGCGGCATGAAATGACCCAAATAATTTGCGCCGTCACAACGTAAAGAGAtgctgaaaagaaaagaaccaGGCGCACATCCTAATTTATCACATTGATTGTTTCTGTTCAAATGTATGCTCTTTCTCCGCTCCACAGCGTGAGTGTATCTCCATCCACGTTGGTCAGGCTGGAGTCCAGATTGGCAATGCATGTTGGGAACTGTACTGCCTGGAACATGGGATCCAGCCTGATGGACAGATGCCCAGTGACAAGACAATTGGGGGTGGAGATGATTCCTTCAACACCTTTTTCAGCGAGACTGGAGCTGGGAAACATGTCCCCAGGGCTGTTTTTGTGGACCTGGAGCCCACGGTCATCGGTATGCTTCATAAACAGAAGAACTGGCTGTGACCTGCCATGTGTTAGTTTCAATTGTTTTAAATATCTCCTTAGATGAGGTGCGCACCGGGACCTACCGCCAGTTGTTCCACCCTGAGCAGCTGATCACTGGCAAAGAGGACGCTGCGAACAACTATGCCCGTGGACACTACACCATTGGCAAGGAGATAATTGACTTGGTCCTCGATAGGATCCGCAAACTGGTGTGTACTTTTATACTTGTGGCTCTaacatcagaattttttttgtgcaaaatttCAGTTACGAGCGCTAAAAGGTGGCAGCGAACATTTTAACAAGCAGCAGATAGTGAACAGTTATTCTAAAAATATGCTAAGTGCTTGCTTCAAGATGTTTATTGCCGTACCCAGTTAGAGTTTACACAAAATTAAAACGATTGTGTATTCAACCGAAACCACATCATTTCTGAGAGTCTGCTAGATTAATGCTAACGATGCAGAATACCTAAACCATGCAAATTAAATTCTTCGATGTCTAGTGTGTAGCAAcacacagacagaaaaaaatatatattttctgccTCTACAGCAAATGTTCAATATTACTGGGTCATTTCGTTGTGAAACTTGTTGGATTATTATAAATGTTTATATTATGCTGCCCCTGGTGGCCCGGCATGAAAGCAAGAAATGATGCACAAgctattttattattcattcattcatcttccgagccgcttgatcctcactagggtcgcggggggtgctggagcctatcccagctgtcttcgggcagtaggtgggggacaccctgaatcggttgccagccaatcgcagggcacacagaaacgaacaaccatgctgctcacactcacacctagggacaatttagagcgtccaatcagcctgccatgcatgtttttggaatgtgggaggaaaccggagcacccggagaaaacccactcaggcccggggagaacatgcaaactccacacagggaggccggagctggaatcgaacccggtacctctgcactgtgaagccgacgtgctaaccactggactaccgggccgcctgctattttattatttgcagtctatttatgttattttgtatttgttagGCATGGTAGTATAgagttttttaataaaaaaaaaatgtgtggcgcTAGAATGGTTTAAAggattttccattcatttctgtTGGGAAGGTGTGATGTGAGATGTTTTGAGTGAGCAGTGTGGTACAAATTAATCTTGTAATTCACCACTGTATCCTGATAAACATCAAATAGACTGGAGCATCAATCaacattatcatcattattattatcatttgtaATTCCTGGGCTTTGGAAGAGACCTCTGAACAACTCAGTGCCATCGCAGTCCAAAATAAAAGTGTCCTCTTTGTGTGTTCAGGCCGACCAGTGCACAGGTCTCCAGGGCTTCTTGGTGTTCCACAGCTTCGGCGGTGGAACTGGCTCTGGATTCACCTCCCTCCTGATGGAGCGTCTGTCTGTAGATTATGGCAAGAAGTCAAAGCTGGAGTTCTCCATCTATCCGGCTCCCCAGGTGTCCACCGCTGTGGTGGAGCCCTACAACTCGATCTTGACCACCCACACCACCCTTGAGCACTCCGACTGTGCCTTCATGGTGGATAATGAGGCCATTTATGATATTTGCAGAAGGAATCTCGACATCGAGCGTCCAACTTACACCAACCTGAACCGGCTGATCAGTCAGATCGTCTCCTCCATCACTGCTTCCCTTCGTTTCGATGGCGCCCTCAATGTTGATCTGACAGAATTTCAGACCAACTTGGTGCCATATCCTCGCATCCACTTTCCTCTGGCTACGTACGCTCCTGTCATTTCGGCCGAGAAGGCGTATCACGAGCAGCTGTCGGTGGCGGAAATCACCAACGCCTGCTTTGAGCCAGCCAATCAAATGGTGAAGTGCGACCCTCGTCACGGCAAATACATGGCGTGCTGCCTTTTGTACCGTGGTGATGTGGTTCCCAAAGATGTCAACGCTGCCATCGCCACCATCAAAACCAAGCGCTCAATCcagtttgtggactggtgccccACCGGTTTCAAGGTGGGCATTAACTACCAGCCACCCACTGTAGTTCCTGGTGGAGACCTGGCCAAGGTCCAGAGGGCCGTGTGCATGCTGAGCAACACCACCGCTGTTGCAGAGGCCTGGGCTCGACTGGACCATAAGTTTGACCTGATGTATGCCAAACGCGCCTTTGTTCACTGGTACGTGGGTGAGGGCATGGAGGAAGGCGAGTTCTCTGAGGCCAGAGAAGACATGGCTGCTCTGGAGAAGGATTATGAGGAGGTTGGAGTCGACTCCGTTGATGGAGATGGGGAGGAAGGAGAGGAGTAAAAATGCTAGTGAAGTGGTGAAGGTTATACCCTTGAATGTGCTGAATTACAGGTCtggaatacatttcaaaataaaagcctggTCTAAGTATTTGCTGGCGCATGTCTTTTTTATCTACTGAATGATGAGCTATTAGTACAAAGAAATGTTTGTATTAAGTCTGACTTTAATTTAGTTCAGCAATTTCACAATGAATGGAGCTGAAAATGAAagcaagtcaaaatgaaaatccaGTATGTCACAACACAAATGAACACGCGGCTAACCTAAGTTGCTAAAATTCATGCggtctttttttaacatttcaaattcaaccAAAATTTGTTTAACATTGCCCTTAAATTTAAGTGTGGTGGTTTACCTTTTTCATCAAGGAGAAAATGATGTTAAAAGTAGACATGAACGACATTTTTTGTGTTATAATCCATCCAGTCAAATGAGAGTATGCTTCATGCATTTGAGGAAAGTCGTTAAAAATACACTGACTACAAGGCAGATTTGGGCCAACAACTTGAAGAGGAAGGCACAAAGTGGAAATAGTGCCATGCCACAGGCTGCAATGACTGAACATTCATGAAGCTTTGTGAAATCGGTTTGTAAAAGCTGTGCATTTGAATGctgttcacatttattttaaaatgacaaaataaagccaatttaatttagttacctcaacacattttcagaaacatATCAAACCAAGTTGAATAAAATGGGACGCTAAAAGTGAATTGTCATAAGGCTGCATGTTGTAGTCAGTCTTTTTGTTGATTGGAGTTATCCCAACTCAAGCCGCCTGCCTACATTTGgtttacttttcattttcacttaTCCAGTTGATCCAAGGCATGTAGTACCTGACTTTAGTAGTATAGACTCCAGGGAAATAGGGGTTCGCGCAGCTGATACTCCAGTACACAATGCCCTCCAGGAAGCCATTGGAGATCAGGCGGTCGCCTGAGTCACCCTGTGGACAGACCAGACGAGAGACATTTGGGATCATTGCTATTTGGCGaatcagattagattttttttttagactgggCCAAAATTTTGTAGCTGGGGTCAGGTCAAATTAGTGTTTGTAGTGCTCTGCTAGTCGCACATTTTTGCACAGGCAGCCAGCTGTGACCCAAATGCTCAGGAAATGGTCCACAGAAGCTGAAGATgttctgcgggactgcttcgacACAACAAGGTGGGAagtcttcagcgaggttcatggggtagactaaatttccccagtgtggaacaaataaaggatatcttatcttacattcTCATCCATCAATCCCTTCCATTTCTATCCTCGTTGGGGTCACAAATGAGCCAGACTCTGTCAGATGACTTTGGGTAAGAGGTGGGAAACGTTTACCTGGCATGAATCTTTGCCTCTGATTTGAGATCCGGTGCAGAGCATGTTTGGAGTGATATTGACCCAGTAGTAGTAGTTGCAGAAAGCCATGATGTTCACATCAACAGCCCGCAGCTCAGGGGAGAGAATGACTCTGTATGGTGATGTCACACCCCAACCACTCACTGTGCATTCCTCAGACGGGGCGAGCTCAGGGCTGGTTGGGTCAGCTTGGCTGGTTGCACATGGCATTCAGCATTGCAGGTTTGCTTAACTAGAACATACACAGAGTTGTACCATTATGATTCTGGATCAGGATGGAGGACAAATTGTTCAACCTCTAATACCTTAATTAGCATGATGTCGAATTGTCGAATGTCTTGTAGCTGAATTAGTGGACATGGAGACTTTGAAGAATCCTTCAGTTTTGGATAGTCTGTCTTCACTTAACATTACCGTATTGCTCCGTGAAGTCCCACACAAGCCCAACGTTGTTAACACATAGCTATTCTACATAACATCAGTGCTTTAAGTGGGCCCGGTACGCAGCGGTGCGGAGTACCCGCCGGACTTCACATGAGCCCAGAGTACCTTCTATTTATGTTCTACGGGTATTTCTCCCTTGCACTTTGTGATTCTCATTCGACTCCTTCAGTAATTCAGATACATACATGTTCTTAAAAATGGTAGCTACCATATAGAggtagaggattttttttctgcctccggTCACAGTTTGTTTGGTGTGTGCGCCGTCATTTATGCAGTCTACATTAAAGTGAGGAACTATGTCTCTTCGACCAACACACTAAAAAATCCGCCAACGCAAAGGTtaagtttaaaataaaagcgTCCAAATCATACATTGACGCCATTACAATAGCCTAAAGCTTTAATTTTGAGGTTGGCATACGTGGTGGTGTGACACCTTGCTTGATTTACCATGTCAACATTTTGGCTTACCCTGTTAGTTTTAGTGCCACTACATAGTTGCTACCAACATGAACACAAGGCCATTCCTAAATTATATTCAATTGCTGATTTAGGACGCTAAGAAACAGCAAATTAATCACACCCTCATTTTATGATGGGGCACAAGTCTCTGGGGAGTGTAAACATTGACGATAATAGGGTGTAAACATAGACGTCTCTTCAAATAGTCAAATAAGGACAGTACTGGCACTTGTTTTATTCCACCCAAAGCACTGCGTCATACTACTACAGTATTATTATACAGAagaattatacttttttttcatggcatctGGTGACCTCAATTCAATTTCTCGAATTTTCAACTTCTGCTCAGTACTTACAGTTTCCAGCAGTGGGCAGCACACACAAACCCATTGGGGATGCACCAGCGTCCCTCCACagttgtgttttcatttcttgAGCACACTTCGATACTGAAGAGATGCCTGAAACTTGGAGTACGGCAGGACCGCATAACCACCAATAATCCTTTCTGTGAACGTCTCTATATGCCATGTGGAAGAAGCTCGATGTGCGGCATGTAGAAGACAGTCCGTGGAATGAATTTTTCAAGTGTGCAAAATTGATTTGTGGCCCACTAATGTGGGAGAACTTATGTTACTCTAGCAATACAGACCTGCTATAAGATTTCCTTGACAAAGTCATTGACAAAATAAGATAAAGCCAGGAAGCAGTTTAGGAAATTGAATACTATTCTGTCCAACAGTTGTCCAGTTTTTTAACCCGTTGTGTTTGATTCTATGTTAAGTATTGCGGCAGAAATTCCACCTTGTCGACCACGCAGACGTTACCTGTTACACAGAAAGCCAATACCATGAACACAGATCTTCCCAGTaggaacatatttttgtttttcccctgtAAAAAgagaaatccacatttttattagGCAGTTAATTCCTCATGCAGCTTGGCACTGCTCACCTCGGCGAAGATAATATCAACATTTTCCATTCAGAGTCGTAAGACCTTGCTTAAATGCTCATGACTTACAAGTTGCAATTAAACATTACATATAGTTTGATGGTTAAATCTTATTGGTGACGAAAAGCCTGTTTCGTCGTCAAAATGATATGACAGCTTGATAGTGTAATAGAAATGTTACTCACCTGTAGCCACAAACTTCACAATCTTTCCAAGTTTCTCACAGCTCTGGCATTTGTATGGATGCAGTAGTTTTCTTCAAGCATTATCAGGCATTTGGGCCCATCCCAATAGTTTGATGTTCTTGCTTTCAAACAACACGTTAGTATATAGAAATTATGAAAACGTAACACCGGCAGCAAGGATGATGAGAATACCAAAAATGCAACCACAAACAGAAGCAGGAGAGGGATGACATGatgggacaccccccccccccaaaaaaaaacgatcctCCTACAATTGGATGTAGCCTATTCTTCTTAGCCTATTTTGCTTATCATACAATGAATTTGATTAACTCTGAAGTCTTTACCTGCTCAACAACACTGGCAGTCAGGAGGATAGCAACAATATGACAATGTTATGCAATGACATATTAACACAGTATGGGGTTTTTAGATGTGCTTACGGTGTTCCTGTCACTCCCGTGTCCTTTTTAGTGTTTCAGTGCAGTAAACtctgctttgttttttctttgcaagATGGTGCACATTTAGACCTGATTCCGTTTTATTGCCGATTACCCCGTCTTGCAATGTGCACTATATTTTATGCTAATTTAATAAACCCACTTTGCTGGAAGCACGTTCAACGAATGGCCTTAAAATGTGAGGATCTATCATCAATGAAACAATGCAACGGCTGTacgttcagaattcagcagcccgaagagaaccccctccttccatcatatcacgcccatcctccgacagctgcactggcttcctgtcaaacttagaattaACTTCAAATTagttctctatacattcaaagccatccataacctcgCGCCCcactatctgtcagatcttcaaattcccattccctctcgctcactcaggtcctcaatCTCCCTCCACCTTTCTCTACCCTCTgtccgtctcagtacaatggggtgcagagccttcagtcgctgcccccaaactctggaactcactttcaCCCAACATTCGTAagattgactctctttccttattcaaaacccagctcaaaacccaccgtTTCAGATTTGCTTATCCAgcgtaaatctttttttttctttgtttataattttatctgtggttttattatttgctcttggttgtaaagtgtccttgagtgttatgcaaggcgcttgcaaatgaaatgttttattattattactttcatGTTTGATACACTTAAATAAATTACCCATCTTGCCATCTTGTTGAGTATGAGATAAAATGCTTTTTGTGTGAGGCACTGACATTTGTTAAGAAAAAACCAATAtgaggaaaatacagtaaatgtaatttttgagAACACCAAAGATAAATTTGATGTAAATTCCAGACTTTTGTAAAAGCTCCCATCCAGAACACAATGTTCCGGTCACTGACAGCTGCCAAAATTGTAATGGCTTCATGAAATATGCACGCAGTCTGTCTTGCCCGCTGAGCAATTTGTTTCATGGCTTGAGGCCATTAAACATTGAGTCTCAGCCGACAAAAATTGAAACCAACAATACCAAGCAGCCCTAAACTACATAATCTggccttaaaaaaagaatttggggGTTTCGACGATTCACTGTCTTGTAATTATGAGAATAATTTCTGCCATTGCCATGGTAATCCCTGATCACTGGGTTTTCAAGTACAGAACATCATATCGTTGGGGCATCCAAGACACAGGCCCTCCTAATTGTTTCATCTTTTGCTGAGATGTCACTTGgaattgcattttcattcatccattttctaatccgctcatCA
Protein-coding sequences here:
- the LOC127596252 gene encoding tubulin alpha-1B chain-like gives rise to the protein MRECISIHVGQAGVQIGNACWELYCLEHGIQPDGQMPSDKTIGGGDDSFNTFFSETGAGKHVPRAVFVDLEPTVIDEVRTGTYRQLFHPEQLITGKEDAANNYARGHYTIGKEIIDLVLDRIRKLADQCTGLQGFLVFHSFGGGTGSGFTSLLMERLSVDYGKKSKLEFSIYPAPQVSTAVVEPYNSILTTHTTLEHSDCAFMVDNEAIYDICRRNLDIERPTYTNLNRLISQIVSSITASLRFDGALNVDLTEFQTNLVPYPRIHFPLATYAPVISAEKAYHEQLSVAEITNACFEPANQMVKCDPRHGKYMACCLLYRGDVVPKDVNAAIATIKTKRSIQFVDWCPTGFKVGINYQPPTVVPGGDLAKVQRAVCMLSNTTAVAEAWARLDHKFDLMYAKRAFVHWYVGEGMEEGEFSEAREDMAALEKDYEEVGVDSVDGDGEEGEE
- the LOC127596264 gene encoding putative trypsin-6, whose protein sequence is MPCATSQADPTSPELAPSEECTVSGWGVTSPYRVILSPELRAVDVNIMAFCNYYYWVNITPNMLCTGSQIRGKDSCQGDSGDRLISNGFLEGIVYWSISCANPYFPGVYTTKVRYYMPWINWISENEK